In Spirochaetota bacterium, one genomic interval encodes:
- the flgK gene encoding flagellar hook-associated protein FlgK — translation MNSTFMGIEIGKKGLMSHQRALHVTGHNISNAANEEYSRQRVIITAADPLYVPALNRANTPGNIGQGSVISSIERVRDSFVDDRIVIEKDVMGYWKTKNDFLYQIEIVYNEPSDLSIRSRLDELWKGWEELSKYPEERSTREVVKEKAVNLSNDVRHIYRQLYDLQQDANRQVKHKVEQINVYARDIRDLNERILKAEAVGDNPNDLKDRRDALIEKLSEIINISVGRSDRDELIVYQGLENLVQGEVIRPLAVALDHDNHGYYTVVWGDTGREINPEGGELAGLIEVRDRILRDNINDINAFAINLVDLTNEIHRDGFGRSGTTNADFFRHIDISDNVEGNHDLNNDGVEDVTAIYKVSGNNKVDASAAIGITGTLTFATNDEFEMDAQIDYARSDTVYTVIKKINDAKLGVVAYINHNSELALKATIAKDLDKKNFIIRHIEDSGQFLVGLTGILKQSGAQGAFDYRRVNDIVKFLPDREHITITPRYNPASYITLSEGIFNDIDKIAASQGQDIGGTGDFNNTNGIGDGTNALRIANLRHKNAMIDANTTFNDFYTSLVSRIGAQGEEAEDRIKNQNTLLKNLTNLRESISGINLDEEMTNMVAFQHGYNATARVISTFDKMLDTIIRMGA, via the coding sequence ATGAATTCCACATTTATGGGCATTGAGATAGGCAAAAAGGGGCTCATGTCACATCAACGGGCGCTTCATGTGACAGGACATAATATATCAAACGCCGCTAATGAGGAGTATTCAAGACAGAGGGTAATCATAACAGCCGCTGATCCGCTATATGTCCCTGCCCTGAACAGGGCAAACACGCCAGGAAATATTGGACAGGGTTCTGTGATCTCATCAATTGAGAGGGTGAGGGATAGCTTTGTGGATGACAGGATTGTCATAGAGAAGGATGTGATGGGTTACTGGAAAACAAAGAACGATTTTTTATACCAAATTGAGATCGTCTATAATGAACCATCGGATCTGTCTATTAGGAGTCGCCTTGATGAGCTGTGGAAAGGCTGGGAAGAATTATCAAAATATCCTGAGGAGAGGTCAACTCGGGAGGTTGTTAAGGAAAAGGCTGTTAACCTATCCAATGATGTTAGACATATATACAGGCAATTGTACGATCTGCAACAGGATGCAAACAGGCAGGTTAAACATAAGGTAGAACAGATAAATGTATACGCCAGGGATATAAGAGACCTCAACGAAAGGATACTAAAGGCTGAGGCAGTGGGCGACAATCCCAATGATTTGAAGGATCGACGGGATGCCCTAATTGAGAAGCTGTCTGAGATTATAAACATCTCTGTGGGCAGAAGCGATAGAGATGAGTTGATAGTGTATCAGGGTTTGGAAAATCTCGTACAGGGCGAGGTGATAAGACCACTAGCGGTTGCCTTAGACCATGACAACCATGGATATTATACGGTTGTATGGGGGGATACCGGAAGGGAAATAAATCCGGAAGGCGGCGAGCTTGCTGGTCTGATAGAGGTTCGGGATAGAATATTAAGAGATAATATAAACGACATCAATGCATTTGCTATAAATCTCGTAGACCTGACCAACGAAATACATAGGGATGGTTTTGGCAGAAGCGGCACAACCAACGCGGATTTCTTCAGGCATATTGACATATCCGATAATGTTGAGGGGAATCACGATCTGAATAATGATGGCGTTGAGGATGTTACAGCCATATACAAGGTATCAGGGAACAACAAAGTTGATGCCTCCGCAGCTATTGGAATAACTGGCACATTGACATTCGCAACTAACGACGAATTTGAGATGGATGCACAGATTGATTATGCGAGAAGCGATACTGTGTATACTGTTATAAAAAAGATAAATGATGCCAAGTTGGGTGTTGTAGCCTACATTAACCACAATAGTGAGCTTGCTCTGAAAGCAACAATTGCCAAGGATTTGGATAAAAAGAACTTTATAATAAGGCATATTGAGGACTCTGGGCAGTTTTTGGTTGGGCTAACGGGCATACTGAAGCAGAGCGGGGCGCAGGGGGCATTCGATTACAGGAGAGTTAACGATATAGTTAAATTCCTGCCGGATAGAGAGCATATCACAATCACCCCCCGCTATAATCCGGCATCATATATTACACTGTCCGAGGGTATTTTTAATGACATAGATAAAATAGCCGCTTCTCAAGGTCAAGATATTGGCGGAACCGGTGATTTTAACAATACCAATGGAATCGGGGATGGAACAAACGCTCTTCGAATTGCGAACCTTCGGCATAAGAATGCAATGATAGATGCAAATACAACCTTTAATGACTTCTATACATCGCTGGTTTCAAGAATCGGCGCGCAGGGAGAGGAGGCAGAGGATCGCATTAAGAATCAAAATACCCTGCTAAAAAATTTGACAAATCTTCGAGAATCGATATCAGGCATAAATCTCGATGAGGAGATGACAAACATGGTGGCTTTCCAGCATGGGTATAACGCAACGGCAAGGGTGATATCGACCTTTGATAAGATGCTCGATACAATAATCAGGATGGGGGCTTAA
- a CDS encoding flagellar hook-associated protein 3 has product MYRVTNQMINNTVKFNLNKHQFIMDEVQEKLSTGKNVRIPRDNPIATTNQMLYQTRITEISQFIDNINESKSALDGADIALQSAMRIFHRVRVLSVQGANGIYTSFELKEAAATEINELLEEIVTIANSKSPTGRSIFGGYQTGTEETPHPFVPVYQTITAGNQGDAMIGVEYRGDIGRQKREVAKGEYMDINIPGNVVFWATNQILTSNKDATNYSSETNQAIRIDGKEINISAGDNLDLIIDKINNAALNVKASKGGRNNIILETTAPHDIWLEDAGSGRVLKDIGLISTEFPNPPNNIDPTVTIGGMSIFEMLIQLRDDLVRGDKELVGGRDIGLIDMALDNILKHIASIGAKQNRVDELAKRAEYTKSNVLEILSKSEGIDIPETIMNFKWLESVHQYALAVGAKTIMPTLMDFLR; this is encoded by the coding sequence ATGTATAGAGTAACGAATCAGATGATAAACAATACGGTTAAGTTTAACCTAAACAAACATCAGTTCATCATGGATGAGGTTCAGGAAAAGCTTTCCACAGGAAAAAATGTTAGGATCCCCAGAGATAATCCAATCGCTACTACAAATCAGATGTTATACCAGACTAGAATAACTGAGATTAGTCAATTTATTGATAATATAAACGAGAGTAAATCCGCATTGGATGGAGCTGATATCGCACTTCAATCCGCTATGAGAATATTCCATAGGGTAAGGGTGCTATCTGTGCAGGGGGCAAATGGAATATACACATCCTTTGAGTTGAAGGAGGCTGCAGCAACAGAGATAAATGAACTACTTGAGGAAATTGTAACAATTGCGAATAGCAAGAGTCCCACTGGGAGGTCTATATTTGGAGGTTATCAGACAGGCACTGAGGAAACCCCGCACCCCTTTGTGCCGGTTTATCAGACTATTACTGCTGGAAATCAGGGAGACGCAATGATTGGTGTGGAGTATAGGGGAGATATAGGCAGGCAGAAGAGGGAAGTCGCAAAGGGCGAATACATGGATATAAATATTCCTGGGAATGTGGTATTCTGGGCCACAAATCAAATACTAACTTCTAATAAGGATGCGACTAACTATAGCTCAGAAACTAATCAAGCAATAAGAATTGATGGCAAGGAGATTAACATTTCAGCAGGTGATAACCTTGACTTAATCATAGATAAGATCAATAATGCAGCCTTAAATGTGAAGGCTTCAAAAGGTGGTAGAAATAATATAATACTTGAAACCACAGCTCCACATGATATATGGCTGGAGGATGCCGGCAGCGGTAGGGTGTTGAAAGATATAGGCCTTATCAGTACTGAATTTCCAAATCCTCCAAATAACATTGACCCAACGGTTACGATTGGAGGCATGTCAATCTTCGAAATGCTCATTCAGCTCAGGGATGATCTTGTGCGTGGAGACAAGGAACTTGTAGGCGGTAGAGATATTGGCCTCATTGATATGGCTCTGGATAATATTTTGAAACACATTGCATCAATTGGTGCTAAACAGAACAGGGTTGATGAATTAGCCAAGAGGGCAGAGTATACAAAATCCAATGTCCTTGAGATACTCTCAAAGTCTGAAGGGATAGACATCCCTGAGACGATTATGAACTTCAAATGGCTGGAGAGCGTTCATCAATATGCGTTGGCAGTTGGAGCAAAGACAATTATGCCAACGCTGATGGATTTCTTAAGATAA